A stretch of the Archocentrus centrarchus isolate MPI-CPG fArcCen1 unplaced genomic scaffold, fArcCen1 scaffold_26_ctg1, whole genome shotgun sequence genome encodes the following:
- the LOC115776061 gene encoding uncharacterized protein LOC115776061 yields the protein MSHITDIEVSLDEAQENQFRIKGFSKIEVDLNKGAKGKDIFLWYKKGSSSAVTRIQLSYNDQMNKGLIKAGYHKINKDLNAGTKGSPIYLWYYKGSSAHDIPIVDLHITVEATEEAEKLKYGWERLVCDLNRKAGGKWIYLFVKRKTPTYICDITASADSQGDFDRFNNGYIRLDEDTNRGGGGADIYIWYSVSTDTQNAIRDLQVSTNDADYQSFQSQGYTPVNQDLNQGTGGSPVFLWYKKNDNSKNPIKTVTVIVNQAAVVPYERAGIEVIDKNLNTGNNGDTLYLCYQ from the coding sequence ATGTCCCACATCACTGATATTGAAGTATCTCTGGATGAAGCTCAGGAGAATCAGTTCCGTATAAAAGGCTTCAGCAAAATCGAAGTTGATCTCAACAAAGGAGCCAAAGGAAAAGACATCTTCCTTTGGTACAAAAAAGGCAGCAGCTCAGCAGTCACCAGGATTCAGCTTTCATACAATGATCAGATGAATAAGGGCCTGATCAAAGCAGGATACCACAAGATCAACAAAGACCTCAATGCTGGAACAAAAGGTAGCCCCATCTACCTATGGTACTATAAAGGTTCCTCAGCGCACGATATTCCCATTGTGGACCTTCACATCACTGTAGAAGCAACAGAAGAAGCTGAGAAGTTGAAATACGGCTGGGAGAGACTGGTCTGTGATCTGAACCGGAAAGCTGGAGGAAAGTGGATCTATCTATTTGTGAAGAGAAAGACACCAACCTACATCTGTGACATCACTGCTAGCGCTGACAGTCAGGGAGACTTTGACCGCTTCAATAACGGCTACATCCGATTAGATGAAGATACCaacagaggtggaggaggggccGACATTTATATCTGGTACAGCGTGAGCACTGACACCCAGAATGCAATCCGAGATCTCCAAGTTTCTACCAATGATGCAGATTACCAATCCTTTCAAAGTCAGGGCTACACCCCAGTGAACCAGGACCTGAACCAGGGGACGGGAGGAAGCCCAGTGTTCCTGTGGTACAAGAAAAACGACAACAGCAAAAATCCCATCAAGACTGTCACTGTGATTGTTAACCAAGCAGCTGTGGTGCCTTATGAGAGGGCGGGCATTGAGGTAATTGATAAAAACCTCAACACAGGAAACAACGGTGATACCCTGTACCTGTGTTATCAGTGA